The proteins below are encoded in one region of Bremerella sp. P1:
- the fusA gene encoding elongation factor G, which yields MDLKKLRNIGISAHIDSGKTTLSERILFYSGRIHKIEEVRGGGDGATMDHMELEKERGITITSAATSVAWNGHPINLIDTPGHVDFTVEVERSLRVLDGAILVLCSVGGVQAQSLTVDRQMKRYKVPRLAFINKMDRTGANPDSVIQQMRDKLGVDAIAYQLPIGKEDNFKGVVDLIEMEAIYYDGEKGETVRKEAIPADLEETAKQARHDMLEALSNYSDEIMELLLSEEEVPNDLVYKTTHDAVVGLQITPVFMGTAFKNKGVQTLLDAIVRYLPSPLEVKYSANTFVESDEKIPLACDPKKDFVGMAFKIVEDPYGQLTFMRIYQGTIEKGQPYVNQRTGKTERFARIVRMHSNKREEIDSAGAGDIIAVTGIDCASGDTYAKEREYCSLENIFVPIPVIKISIAPKSRDDSDKLSKALQRFRKEDPTFHVFTDAETNETIIAGMGELHLDVYVERIKREYKVEVETGPPKVSYRESPTQPVEYNYKHKKQTGGSGQFAHIVGSMEPIPQDSEDAENFIFEDKISQGRIPKEYIPAVKAGFEDCMAKGPVGEFPVVGMKIVLSDGSYHDVDSSEMAFKTAAKGCFRENFMKMKPTLLEPVMNVEVEIPEAFQGPVTGDIIVRRGMVNQTDMNGDTTVIRAEIPLAAMFGYATELRSMTQGQGTFSMELGSYKPTPSHIQEEVIAERKKDLEMAK from the coding sequence ATGGACCTGAAGAAACTACGAAACATCGGTATTTCGGCTCACATCGACTCCGGTAAAACGACGCTGAGCGAGCGCATCCTGTTCTATAGTGGTCGTATCCACAAGATCGAAGAAGTCCGCGGTGGTGGCGATGGCGCGACCATGGACCATATGGAACTGGAAAAAGAACGTGGTATTACCATTACCTCGGCCGCCACGAGCGTTGCCTGGAATGGTCACCCGATCAACCTGATCGATACTCCGGGCCACGTTGACTTTACCGTGGAAGTGGAACGTTCGCTCCGCGTGCTCGACGGTGCGATTCTCGTTCTCTGCTCGGTCGGTGGTGTTCAGGCCCAGTCGCTCACCGTTGACCGCCAGATGAAGCGTTATAAGGTTCCGCGTCTGGCCTTCATCAACAAGATGGACCGTACCGGTGCCAACCCAGACAGCGTTATCCAGCAGATGCGCGACAAGCTGGGTGTTGACGCCATTGCTTACCAACTTCCGATCGGCAAGGAAGACAACTTCAAGGGCGTTGTCGACCTGATCGAAATGGAAGCCATCTACTACGATGGTGAAAAGGGCGAAACGGTCCGTAAGGAAGCCATTCCAGCCGACCTGGAAGAAACGGCCAAGCAGGCTCGTCACGACATGCTCGAAGCACTGTCGAACTACAGCGACGAGATCATGGAACTGCTGCTGTCCGAAGAAGAAGTGCCTAACGACCTGGTCTACAAGACCACGCACGACGCGGTTGTTGGCCTGCAGATCACCCCAGTCTTCATGGGTACCGCTTTCAAGAACAAGGGCGTGCAAACGCTGTTGGACGCGATCGTGCGTTACCTGCCGTCGCCACTGGAAGTGAAGTACTCGGCCAACACGTTCGTCGAATCGGACGAGAAGATTCCGCTGGCTTGCGATCCTAAGAAGGATTTCGTCGGCATGGCGTTCAAAATCGTCGAAGACCCCTACGGTCAGCTGACGTTCATGCGTATCTACCAAGGTACGATCGAAAAGGGTCAACCGTACGTCAATCAGCGTACCGGCAAGACCGAACGTTTCGCTCGTATCGTGCGAATGCACTCGAACAAGCGTGAAGAAATCGATTCCGCAGGTGCCGGTGATATTATCGCCGTGACCGGTATAGATTGTGCTTCCGGTGATACGTACGCGAAAGAACGCGAATACTGTTCGCTGGAAAACATCTTCGTGCCGATCCCGGTCATCAAGATCTCGATCGCCCCGAAGAGCCGAGACGACAGCGACAAGCTGAGCAAGGCCCTGCAGCGTTTCCGTAAGGAAGACCCAACCTTCCACGTGTTCACCGATGCCGAGACGAACGAAACGATCATCGCCGGTATGGGTGAGTTGCACTTGGACGTTTACGTTGAGCGAATCAAGCGCGAATACAAGGTGGAAGTTGAAACCGGCCCACCGAAGGTTTCGTACCGCGAAAGCCCAACGCAACCCGTCGAGTACAACTACAAGCATAAGAAGCAGACGGGTGGTTCCGGTCAGTTCGCTCACATCGTGGGCAGCATGGAACCGATTCCGCAGGATAGCGAAGACGCCGAAAACTTCATCTTCGAAGACAAGATCAGCCAGGGTCGTATTCCTAAGGAATACATCCCAGCGGTTAAGGCTGGCTTTGAAGACTGCATGGCCAAAGGCCCTGTCGGCGAGTTCCCGGTTGTGGGTATGAAGATCGTCCTTTCGGATGGTTCGTACCACGATGTGGACTCCTCGGAAATGGCGTTTAAGACGGCTGCCAAGGGTTGCTTCCGCGAGAACTTCATGAAGATGAAACCGACCTTGCTTGAACCTGTCATGAACGTGGAAGTCGAAATTCCAGAAGCGTTCCAAGGTCCTGTTACCGGCGACATCATTGTCCGCCGTGGGATGGTCAACCAGACCGACATGAACGGTGACACCACCGTCATCCGGGCTGAAATTCCTTTGGCCGCCATGTTCGGTTACGCGACGGAACTTCGTAGCATGACCCAAGGTCAGGGTACGTTCAGCATGGAACTGGGCAGCTACAAGCCAACTCCTTCCCACATTCAGGAAGAAGTGATTGCCGAACGTAAGAAAGATTTGGAAATGGCGAAGTAA